The following proteins come from a genomic window of Gossypium raimondii isolate GPD5lz chromosome 5, ASM2569854v1, whole genome shotgun sequence:
- the LOC105769912 gene encoding photosystem I reaction center subunit III, chloroplastic, whose protein sequence is MSLTIPTNLSKSILKPKLETQVIPKASSRSLIVCSSSNPSSDKSASPLQAFSAALALSSILLSAPLPAVADIAGLTPCKESKQFAKREKQQIKKLESSLKLYGPDSAPALAIKATIEKTKRRFDNYGKYGLLCGSDGLPHLIVSGDQRHWGEFITPGLLFLYIAGWIGWVGRSYLIAISDDKKPAMKEIIIDVPLATGLIFRGFIWPVAAYRELINGDLVVKDV, encoded by the coding sequence ATGTCTCTTACAATCCCAACTAATCTctcaaaatcaattttgaagCCAAAGCTGGAGACCCAAGTGATCCCCAAGGCTTCATCCAGATCATTGATTGTATGCTCCTCCAGCAATCCTTCCTCCGACAAATCGGCTTCACCACTCCAGGCCTTCTCAGCGGCTCTGGCTCTTTCTTCCATCCTTCTTTCAGCTCCACTCCCTGCTGTTGCCGACATTGCGGGGCTCACTCCTTGCAAAGAGTCCAAGCAATTCGCCAAGCGCGAGAAGCAGCAGATCAAGAAGCTGGAATCCTCGTTGAAGCTTTACGGCCCCGATAGCGCACCGGCTCTCGCCATCAAAGCCACCATCGAGAAAACCAAGAGACGGTTCGACAACTACGGCAAGTACGGCTTGCTCTGCGGCTCCGATGGGTTGCCTCATTTGATAGTGAGCGGCGATCAGAGGCACTGGGGTGAGTTCATCACGCCCGGCCTGTTGTTCTTGTACATCGCTGGATGGATCGGGTGGGTCGGAAGGAGCTACCTCATTGCTATAAGCGATGACAAGAAGCCAGCCATGAAGGAGATCATCATCGATGTGCCTTTGGCTACCGGTCTCATCTTCAGAGGCTTTATTTGGCCTGTCGCTGCCTACAGAGAGCTTATCAATGGTGACCTTGTTGTCAAGGACGTTTAA
- the LOC105771172 gene encoding LOB domain-containing protein 4 isoform X2, giving the protein MKESGRKQGAAPPCAACKLLRRRCAQDCVFAPYFPADEPQKFANVHKVFGASNVNKMLQELPVHQRGDAVSSMVYEANARVRDPVYGCVGAISSLQQQIDALQTQLAMAQAEVVHLRQYESTKKREVVAVAVALWRLEWFSRSFSIFWFEKGLYH; this is encoded by the exons ATGAAGGAGAGCGGGCGGAAGCAAGGTGCAGCTCCACCATGCGCAGCATGCAAGCTTCTAAGGAGGAGGTGTGCCCAAGACTGCGTATTTGCTCCTTATTTCCCTGCAGACGAGCCCCAGAAGTTCGCTAATGTGCACAAGGTCTTTGGTGCTAGCAATGTCAACAAGATGCTCCAG GAGTTACCGGTTCACCAGCGAGGCGACGCCGTTAGCAGCATGGTGTACGAGGCCAATGCCAGGGTACGTGATCCAGTTTACGGGTGCGTCGGAGCCATATCATCACTTCAGCAGCAGATAGACGCCCTTCAAACCCAATTGGCCATGGCACAGGCAGAGGTGGTGCACCTCCGG CAATATGAGTcgacaaaaaaaagagaggtgGTGGCGGTAGCGGTGGCGCTGTGGCGGCTAGAGTGGTTCTCAAGGTCATTTAGCATATTTTGGTTTGAAAAGGGTCTTTATCATTAA
- the LOC105771172 gene encoding LOB domain-containing protein 4 isoform X1, whose translation MKESGRKQGAAPPCAACKLLRRRCAQDCVFAPYFPADEPQKFANVHKVFGASNVNKMLQELPVHQRGDAVSSMVYEANARVRDPVYGCVGAISSLQQQIDALQTQLAMAQAEVVHLRVRQTASFSHHGFGPGSPSNSGSPSSKLMGSQAKPIFDMDMVVDHASFGESMWSC comes from the exons ATGAAGGAGAGCGGGCGGAAGCAAGGTGCAGCTCCACCATGCGCAGCATGCAAGCTTCTAAGGAGGAGGTGTGCCCAAGACTGCGTATTTGCTCCTTATTTCCCTGCAGACGAGCCCCAGAAGTTCGCTAATGTGCACAAGGTCTTTGGTGCTAGCAATGTCAACAAGATGCTCCAG GAGTTACCGGTTCACCAGCGAGGCGACGCCGTTAGCAGCATGGTGTACGAGGCCAATGCCAGGGTACGTGATCCAGTTTACGGGTGCGTCGGAGCCATATCATCACTTCAGCAGCAGATAGACGCCCTTCAAACCCAATTGGCCATGGCACAGGCAGAGGTGGTGCACCTCCGGGTGAGGCAGACCGCATCGTTTTCACATCATGGGTTCGGCCCTGGAAGCCCGAGTAATAGCGGGTCACCCTCATCCAAGCTGATGGGTTCACAAGCTAAACCCATTTTTGACATGGATATGGTAGTTGACCACGCTAGCTTCGGAGAGTCCATGTGGTCATGCtag